A window of the Fusarium fujikuroi IMI 58289 draft genome, chromosome FFUJ_chr09 genome harbors these coding sequences:
- a CDS encoding related to DNA-directed RNA polymerase chain RPB8, translated as MASGDATLFEESFTVTEYDQSKYDRVARISCTSSDSQTVMTLDINIELFPCAVSDTLHVVLSTTLSLDGSKEDEKGWRDVGKGGDAPATAADLYDYVCHGKIYKFEETFDGNTINAYCSFGGLLMSLQGPIKKLTPLRVDNVYLLVKK; from the exons ATGGCGAGCGGCGACGCTACTCTGTTCGAAGAATCATTCACTGTGACTGAGTATGATCAGTCCAAGTATGACCGTGTCGCCCGCATTTCGTGCACTTCAAGCGACTCTCAGACTGTTATGACTCTAGATATCAACATCGAGCTCTTCCCCTGTGCTGTTTCAGACACCCTGCACGTAGTTCTGTCTACTACCCTCTCCCTGGACGGAAGCAAGGAGGACGAGAAGGGCTGGCGAGACGTTGGCAAAGGTGGTGATGCGCCAGCGACAGCCGCCGACCTTTATGACTACGTGTGCCATGGAAAGATCTATAAGTTCGAGGAGACATTCGATGGAAATACCAT CAATGCCTACTGCTCTTTCGGCGGTCTTCTTATGTCGCTTCAAGGCCCTATCAAGAAACTGACCCCCCTCCGTGTCGACAACGTCTACCTACTCGTCAAGAAATGA
- a CDS encoding related to DNA-directed RNA polymerase II elongator protein subunit produces MSFRKRNIVIGAAGSSSPIIRQEKSLAPGTRPSPLDGRLTTSTGTQSLDQLLSGHAGMPMGTSLLVEETGTTDFGGVLLRYYAAEGLAQGHQVHLLGFGDAWRRELPGLGSPDGSKKSSKPTSSSDEKMKIAWRYETLGQRNVPVRDAQAPTTPGQTPSTFCHGFDLTKRLENSAIKGQLHTTPVEGPMASPTDTPFRKFIADVTSQIKNSSHSTVHRIVVPSLLSPTLYNSAASQPKEVLKFLHALRALLRQYSTQLTAFVTIPVTLFPRSTGLTRWVELLSDGVLELIPLQHQAQVAREPGNEDKGQGLLRAHSLPVFHEKGGGLEGTWNRENLSFKLSSSSGLVITPFSLPPIGDEEEPNKASKPNDHKKETLDF; encoded by the exons ATGTCTTTTCGCAAGCGCAATATCGTCATTGGAGCTGCCGGGTCTTCATCTCCCATCATTCGACAAGAGAAGTCTCTTGCACCCGGAACCAGACCATCTCCGTTAGATGGACGCTTGACTACCTCTACAGGCACGCAGTCTTTGGATCAGCTCTTGTCAGGTCATGCTGGAATGCCAATGGGAACTTCGTTGCTCGTTGAAGAGACAGGAACCACGGACTTTGGAGGAGTACTGTTACGATACTATGCCGCCGAAGGACTTGCCCAAGGACATCAAGTTCACCTCTTGGGGTTTGGTGatgcttggagaagagagcttCCTGGTCTCGGCAGTCCTGATGGCTCTAAGAAGAGCAGCAagccaacctcatcatcagatgaAAAGATGAAGATTGCTTGGCGCTACGAGACACTCGGACAGCGCAACGTGCCAGTGAGAG ATGCTCAAGCACCAACAACTCCCGGACAGACACCGAGCACGTTCTGTCATGGCTTCGACCTGACCAAGCGTCTTGAAAACAGCGCCATCAAGGGTCAGCTGCACACAACCCCAGTGGAAGGTCCCATGGCATCTCCAACAGACACCCCGTTCCGCAAGTTCATTGCCGATGTAACCTCTCAAATCAAGAACTCGTCACATTCTACAGTTCATCGGATCGTGGTACCCAGCCTCCTCTCGCCTACACTGTATAATTCTGCTGCCAGTCAACCCAAAGAGGtcctcaagttcctccaTGCTTTGAGAGCACTCCTCCGACAGTACTCCACCCAGCTTACGGCATTTGTGACTATTCCAGTCACTTTGTTCCCCCGATCTACCGGACTAACGAGGTGGGTGGAGTTACTATCCGATGGAGTTCTCGAGTTGATCCCTCTGCAACACCAAGCTCAGGTCGCGCGGGAGCCTGGAAACGAAGACAAGGGTCAAGGGCTACTACGCGCCCATAGCTTACCTGTGTTCCACGAAAAGGGCGGTGGTCTGGAAGGCACCTGGAACAGGGAAAACCTATCTTTCAAGCTGAGCAGTTCCAGTGGGTTGGTCATTACACCCTTTAGTCTACCACCGATtggagacgaggaagaaCCAAATAAAGCTTCCAAACCCAACGATCACAAGAAGGAGACTTTGGATTTCTGA